A genomic region of Elaeis guineensis isolate ETL-2024a chromosome 9, EG11, whole genome shotgun sequence contains the following coding sequences:
- the LOC105033746 gene encoding uncharacterized protein isoform X1, producing the protein MAKLGNTSRRACSGLFRKPNETMRLIITTIVGVVLGFFIGISFPTVSITKLHFPSSIISYIEDRNSGLATQALLNHALTSARNQNRNNSKDFNDTLKIYVPTNPRGAERLPPGIVVSESDFYLRRLWGNPDEDLKMKQKYLVTFTVGYDQKKNIDAAVKKFSENFTIVLFHYDGRTSEWDEFEWSKRAIHVSARKQTKWWYAKRFLHPDIVASYEYIFIWDEDLGVEHFNAEEYIKLVKKHGLEISQPGLEPNRGLTWQMTKRRGDREVHKETEERPGWCSDPHLPPCAAFVEIMATVFSRDAWRCVWHMIQNDLVHGWGLDFALRKCVEPAHEKIGVVDSQWIVHQVVPSLGNQGVAENGKAPWEGVRERCRKEWGMFQNRMADAEKAYYKEKGIRPPNTTAV; encoded by the exons ATGGCAAAACTTGGAAACACCAGCCGCAG GGCTTGCAGTGGACTTTTCAGGAAACCAAATGAGACTATGAGGCTCATTATAACAACGATTGTAGGAGTTGTTCTTGGCTTTTTCATTGGAATTTCCTTTCCTACAGTAAGCATAACAAAG CTCCACTTTCCTTCTAGTATTATTTCATACATTGAAGACAGGAACTCAGGTCTCGCGACTCAAGCATTATTAAACCATGCTTTGACATCTGCAAGAAATCAGAACAGAAACAATTCAAAggatttcaatgatactttaaaG ATTTATGTTCCGACAAATCCTCGAGGTGCAGAAAGATTACCACCAGGCATTGTTGTGTCAGAATCAGATTTTTATCTTCGCAGATTATGGGGGAATCCTGATGAG GACTTAAAAATGAAGCAGAAGTACCTTGTAACATTCACTGTTGGATATGAccagaaaaaaaatattgatgcagCAGTCAAAAAG TTctctgaaaattttactatagtaCTATTCCATTATGATGGCCGAACAAGTGAGTGGGATGAATTTGAATGGTCAAAGCGGGCTATTCATGTGAGCGCCAGGAAGCAGACTAAATG GTGGTATGCGAAACGATTTTTGCACCCTGACATTGTGGCTTCATATGAGTACATATTTATCTGGGATGAAGACCTTGGAGTAGAGCATTTTAATGCAGAAGA GTATATTAAACTGGTTAAGAAACATGGGTTGGAAATTTCACAGCCTGGTTTAGAACCGAACAGAGGATTAACCTGGCAAATGACCAAGAGGAGAGGGGACCGTGAAGTCCACAA AGAAACAGAGGAGAGACCGGGCTGGTGCTCTGACCCTCATCTTCCACCATGTGCTGC GTTTGTGGAGATTATGGCCACTGTCTTCTCCCGAGATGCATGGCGTTGTGTATGGCATATGATTCAG AATGACTTGGTCCATGGATGGGGTCTTGATTTTGCTCTCAGAAAATGTGTGGAG CCAGCTCATGAGAAGATAGGAGTCGTAGATTCTCAGTGGATCGTTCATCAAGTGGTTCCTTCACTTGGGAACCAG GGTGTTGCTGAGAATGGAAAAGCACCATGGGAAGGG GTGAGGGAGCGGTGCCGAAAAGAGTGGGGAATGTTCCAAAATCGAATGGCAGATGCAGAGAAAGCATATTACAAGGAGAAGGGGATTCGTCCCCCTAACACTACAGCTGTTTAG
- the LOC105033746 gene encoding uncharacterized protein isoform X3 — protein MAKLGNTSRRKPNETMRLIITTIVGVVLGFFIGISFPTVSITKLHFPSSIISYIEDRNSGLATQALLNHALTSARNQNRNNSKDFNDTLKIYVPTNPRGAERLPPGIVVSESDFYLRRLWGNPDEDLKMKQKYLVTFTVGYDQKKNIDAAVKKFSENFTIVLFHYDGRTSEWDEFEWSKRAIHVSARKQTKWWYAKRFLHPDIVASYEYIFIWDEDLGVEHFNAEEYIKLVKKHGLEISQPGLEPNRGLTWQMTKRRGDREVHKETEERPGWCSDPHLPPCAAFVEIMATVFSRDAWRCVWHMIQNDLVHGWGLDFALRKCVEPAHEKIGVVDSQWIVHQVVPSLGNQGVAENGKAPWEGVRERCRKEWGMFQNRMADAEKAYYKEKGIRPPNTTAV, from the exons ATGGCAAAACTTGGAAACACCAGCCGCAG GAAACCAAATGAGACTATGAGGCTCATTATAACAACGATTGTAGGAGTTGTTCTTGGCTTTTTCATTGGAATTTCCTTTCCTACAGTAAGCATAACAAAG CTCCACTTTCCTTCTAGTATTATTTCATACATTGAAGACAGGAACTCAGGTCTCGCGACTCAAGCATTATTAAACCATGCTTTGACATCTGCAAGAAATCAGAACAGAAACAATTCAAAggatttcaatgatactttaaaG ATTTATGTTCCGACAAATCCTCGAGGTGCAGAAAGATTACCACCAGGCATTGTTGTGTCAGAATCAGATTTTTATCTTCGCAGATTATGGGGGAATCCTGATGAG GACTTAAAAATGAAGCAGAAGTACCTTGTAACATTCACTGTTGGATATGAccagaaaaaaaatattgatgcagCAGTCAAAAAG TTctctgaaaattttactatagtaCTATTCCATTATGATGGCCGAACAAGTGAGTGGGATGAATTTGAATGGTCAAAGCGGGCTATTCATGTGAGCGCCAGGAAGCAGACTAAATG GTGGTATGCGAAACGATTTTTGCACCCTGACATTGTGGCTTCATATGAGTACATATTTATCTGGGATGAAGACCTTGGAGTAGAGCATTTTAATGCAGAAGA GTATATTAAACTGGTTAAGAAACATGGGTTGGAAATTTCACAGCCTGGTTTAGAACCGAACAGAGGATTAACCTGGCAAATGACCAAGAGGAGAGGGGACCGTGAAGTCCACAA AGAAACAGAGGAGAGACCGGGCTGGTGCTCTGACCCTCATCTTCCACCATGTGCTGC GTTTGTGGAGATTATGGCCACTGTCTTCTCCCGAGATGCATGGCGTTGTGTATGGCATATGATTCAG AATGACTTGGTCCATGGATGGGGTCTTGATTTTGCTCTCAGAAAATGTGTGGAG CCAGCTCATGAGAAGATAGGAGTCGTAGATTCTCAGTGGATCGTTCATCAAGTGGTTCCTTCACTTGGGAACCAG GGTGTTGCTGAGAATGGAAAAGCACCATGGGAAGGG GTGAGGGAGCGGTGCCGAAAAGAGTGGGGAATGTTCCAAAATCGAATGGCAGATGCAGAGAAAGCATATTACAAGGAGAAGGGGATTCGTCCCCCTAACACTACAGCTGTTTAG
- the LOC105033746 gene encoding uncharacterized protein isoform X2 encodes MAKLGNTSRSGLFRKPNETMRLIITTIVGVVLGFFIGISFPTVSITKLHFPSSIISYIEDRNSGLATQALLNHALTSARNQNRNNSKDFNDTLKIYVPTNPRGAERLPPGIVVSESDFYLRRLWGNPDEDLKMKQKYLVTFTVGYDQKKNIDAAVKKFSENFTIVLFHYDGRTSEWDEFEWSKRAIHVSARKQTKWWYAKRFLHPDIVASYEYIFIWDEDLGVEHFNAEEYIKLVKKHGLEISQPGLEPNRGLTWQMTKRRGDREVHKETEERPGWCSDPHLPPCAAFVEIMATVFSRDAWRCVWHMIQNDLVHGWGLDFALRKCVEPAHEKIGVVDSQWIVHQVVPSLGNQGVAENGKAPWEGVRERCRKEWGMFQNRMADAEKAYYKEKGIRPPNTTAV; translated from the exons ATGGCAAAACTTGGAAACACCAGCCGCAG TGGACTTTTCAGGAAACCAAATGAGACTATGAGGCTCATTATAACAACGATTGTAGGAGTTGTTCTTGGCTTTTTCATTGGAATTTCCTTTCCTACAGTAAGCATAACAAAG CTCCACTTTCCTTCTAGTATTATTTCATACATTGAAGACAGGAACTCAGGTCTCGCGACTCAAGCATTATTAAACCATGCTTTGACATCTGCAAGAAATCAGAACAGAAACAATTCAAAggatttcaatgatactttaaaG ATTTATGTTCCGACAAATCCTCGAGGTGCAGAAAGATTACCACCAGGCATTGTTGTGTCAGAATCAGATTTTTATCTTCGCAGATTATGGGGGAATCCTGATGAG GACTTAAAAATGAAGCAGAAGTACCTTGTAACATTCACTGTTGGATATGAccagaaaaaaaatattgatgcagCAGTCAAAAAG TTctctgaaaattttactatagtaCTATTCCATTATGATGGCCGAACAAGTGAGTGGGATGAATTTGAATGGTCAAAGCGGGCTATTCATGTGAGCGCCAGGAAGCAGACTAAATG GTGGTATGCGAAACGATTTTTGCACCCTGACATTGTGGCTTCATATGAGTACATATTTATCTGGGATGAAGACCTTGGAGTAGAGCATTTTAATGCAGAAGA GTATATTAAACTGGTTAAGAAACATGGGTTGGAAATTTCACAGCCTGGTTTAGAACCGAACAGAGGATTAACCTGGCAAATGACCAAGAGGAGAGGGGACCGTGAAGTCCACAA AGAAACAGAGGAGAGACCGGGCTGGTGCTCTGACCCTCATCTTCCACCATGTGCTGC GTTTGTGGAGATTATGGCCACTGTCTTCTCCCGAGATGCATGGCGTTGTGTATGGCATATGATTCAG AATGACTTGGTCCATGGATGGGGTCTTGATTTTGCTCTCAGAAAATGTGTGGAG CCAGCTCATGAGAAGATAGGAGTCGTAGATTCTCAGTGGATCGTTCATCAAGTGGTTCCTTCACTTGGGAACCAG GGTGTTGCTGAGAATGGAAAAGCACCATGGGAAGGG GTGAGGGAGCGGTGCCGAAAAGAGTGGGGAATGTTCCAAAATCGAATGGCAGATGCAGAGAAAGCATATTACAAGGAGAAGGGGATTCGTCCCCCTAACACTACAGCTGTTTAG